The DNA segment ccagggggccttccctgactgaatcgaaggcccccccccccctccaggaggccttccctgactgaatccagggtccccctcctccaggaggccttccctgactgaacccaaggcccccctcctccaggaggccttccctaaggcccACTTTCAGCTGCAGGTCAGAGCCTCATCGaaggcccccctcctccaggaggccttccctgactatgccaccttttccccccctcccggcaTCCCCCGGGGCAGGCCGGCCAACCTCCCCCCTCCCGACATCCCCCGGGGCGGGCCAACGGCCCCCCCTCCCGGCatcccccggggcggggcccgtgCCGCTCACCTGGCCGGCGCAGCAGGGCCCGGACATGGCGGCGTCGGCGTCGGCGGCTCCCTCCCTCACGGCGTCGGGCCGGACCCAACCGGTCTCCGCCGGTCCGCGCGCCGCGTCCgcgccctccagcctctcccccgcttcggccgccgccaccccgtgcttcgggcgcggccccgcccccgcccgcccctccctccgcccgattggccgccgccgccccgggccccgcccctcccgccgtccGATTGgtcgccggcccgggccccgcccctcccgccgtccgattggccgccgcccccgggccccgcccccccgtccgccACCGCCACCTGCCGGCCTTCTCGCCAAcggcggctgggggagggggccccgccccgcgcgcccctCTGACCCCGAGGCTCGTGACACCTGCGCCCTCCCCAGGGAGCCCGGCATTCGTCCAGCCAcccgttcattcatccgttcattcattcatccttccatccatccattcattcattcatccttccatctataaattcattcgttcagtcatccatccatccatccatccatatatgcattcattcatccatccatccatccttccatccaaccatttatttgttcattcatccttccttccatccatccatccatccatccatttattcattcattcacccttccttccatccatccatcacttTAATCAttcatccttccatccatccatccatttattcattcattcatccttccatCTATAAATTCATTCGTGCAGTcatgcattcatccatccatccatatatgcattcattcatccatccatccatccttccatccaaccatttatttgttcattcatccttccttccttccttccttccttccttccttccttccttccttccttccttccttccttccttccttccttccttccttccttccttccttccttccacccacccatccatccacccatccatccatcactTTATGCATTCATCcttccatccatttattcattcattcatccttccatctatattcattcgttcatccatccatccatccatccatccatccatccatccatccatccatccatccagagaagcagggtggctcagtggaaagagcccgggcttgggagtcagagatcatcggttcaaatcccggctcagcagcttgtcagctgtgtgaccgtgggcaagtcacttcacttctctgtgcctcagtgacctcatctggaaaatggggatgaagaccgtgagcctcacgtgggaccacccgatcactttatacctacctcagcgctgagaacaatgcttggtacataagaagcgcttagcaaatgtcattattatcattattattccatcatatttattgagggcttaccgtgtgcagagcaccggactaagcgcttggaatggacaatttggcaacagatagagacgatccctgcccaacaacgagctcacggtctaaaagggggagacagacagcaaaacaaaacaagtagtcaggcctcaatgccatcaagatgaatagaattatagatgtatacccaTCATgaataaaagagtaataaataatgtatacaaatatacacaagtcccattcatccattcgatcgtatttatcgagcgctcgctgcatgcggagcgccggactaagcgcttgggaaagaggcAGCTTTAacggatagagctcaggtctgggagtgggaaggtcgtgggttccgattcccactccgccacttgtccgccgggtgacctcgggcgagtcacttcacttctctgggcctcagttccctcgtcggtaaaatggggatagagacggcgagccccacgtgggagagggactgggtccaacccgatttgctcgtatccaccccagtgcctagtacagtgccttgcgcatagtaagcacagtgctcggcacatagtaggcgtttaacaaatatcattattattattacaatacaataaaaagacacattccctgcccacgaggagcttacagtatagagaggcggctgagcacgggcttggaagtcagaggtcatgggttcgaatcccagttctgcctacttgtcagctgtgtgactgtgggcaagtcacttcgctgtgcctctcagttccctgatccgtaaaatggggattgagaccgtgagcctcacgtgggacaagctgatcacgcCGCATTCCCgccccccagccttagaacagtgccctgcacacagtaagcgcttaacaaataccaacatgattattacagtctagagggagggggcagacattaataaataaattacagatatgtacaaaagtgctagggagaggggggagggggggatgataTAGGTGTGTCCTTAAAGCTCCAGAAACAGGGGTAGGGGAATTAAGATAATTaattagagatgagataatcaacCCCATCTGGGGGTAGTTAAGAAGGGAGCAGAAATACCCACATAACACTCACACAGTGTTGGTTTTCTTTTCCCCACCAGACCTCGCGCTCATACTTaaagcgaggcctaatggatagagcgcgggcccggcaggcggacggacctgggttccaatcccggactCCACCGgctttctgcgtgaccttgggcagaccgcttcgttgctctgtgcctcagttccctcatctgtaaaatggggattaagacggggagccccccgtgtcgggcagggaccgcgtccaaaccgatttgctggtcaccaccccagcgtctagtacagtgcctcgcacgtagtaagtgcttaacaaataccacgattattatcaataataataaattaaaggCCAAAAGGACCGACCCTGGTTTCCCAGCCCAGAGGAAACTGCATCGGCGACGTCCTTAGTTGCGGGTTGATTTCTGCTCGGGGAACTCACCAAAGCAGGGTGCCATGGGACCGCAGGCAGCTTCCACTGccactttctcccccaccccaccccaccccatattttatttctgatagtatttattaagtggttactctgtgccaggcaccatactaagcgctggggtggatacgaaatcGTCGGATTggccacggtccgtgtcccacgtggggctcgcggtcttaatccccgcctGACAGATccaggaaccgaggcacagagaagctgagtgatttgCAGACgactggtggagtcaggattggaacccgggtcctctgatgcccaggctcctcttagaacagtgctttgcacatagtcagcgcttaacaaatgccatcgttattattactaagccccgccgcttctccaacCTCTTCATCTCTCAATAAATGAGGTTGGCTGCCATTTTGCACCTGGCTGGTGGGGGacgggaactctgtccaacccgatttccctgtacccaccccggcgcttagtacggtgactgacaCAGGGGAAGCGCCCAACGAATGCCCCGGTGATGATTACTATTGTGTGATTCTGTATGAAGATTCGCGTCCATCCGGACAGTTTGCTCTCCCGGCGCGcttagtgggaggggagggagtttatATCCCGAGTATTACAGAATGTCTATTTCTGGGTGGGCCTGGAGCATTTTGAtcatttaaatggcatttgttaagcacttcctatgagtcaagcactgttctcaaccctggggtagttacaagttcatGAGGCGGAACAcagtcccacaccgggctcagtaagtaggagggagaacagttatcgaatccccattttgcagttgaagaaactgaggcatagagaaattaagagaaatcaagtgatctagggaagacagatggcaaagctgagtttagaacccaggtccttctgactcccaggcctgtgctctatccactaggccgtgctgcttccctagatcacttcatttctctacgcctcagtttcctcaactgcaaaatggggattcgataactgttctcccgcctacttggaCAGcgcgccccgtgtgggactgtattctgcctcattaacttgtaactccccgtgtgggacagaggccgtgtccaacccaatttgcctgtatccacctcagcgcttagtacagagcctggtccATAATAAGAGTCTAACACAAAACCACGATTATtactgtccaaaatcacacagcaggcaagagattcattcagtcgcacttactgagagcttgctgtgtgcacagcactttactaagaataataataatgtcggtatttgttaagcgcttactatgtgcagagccccgttctaagcactggggtaaacacagggggatcgggtcgtcccacgtggggctcacggtcttcatccccattttacagatgagggaactgaggcacagagaagtgaagtgactcgcccacagtcacacagccgacaagtggcagagctgggattcgaacccatgagccctgactccgaagcccgtgctctttccactgcgccacgctgcttctcgctaagcgctcgggagagtatgatacaagaatagaaagacacattccccgcccaaagcGAGCTGAGAGTctcgagaacccaggtcctctggctcccaggcccgtgctacatCCTCCGGACCACACCGCTTCCGGAAGGGAAGGACAGAAAACGCGCACGGTGTGACGGGAGGGAACGAGCCACCCCCCGTCCCGACCTCAAAGCGGCTGCGGATTCCACTTCCACGTTCCCGAGGCCACGAGCGCTACTTCCGAGCACGGGACCCGGCGGTGGGAGAGGACGGATCACAACCGCCAGCCACGAAGGATCCCCCGCCGACGCGTCCCCGTCGGACCGTGACGATGATAACAATCGCGGTGTTTGTTCGGCGTTTACTACGGGGCCAGgcaccaagcgctggggcgggtacgagcaaatcgggtcggttttaatccccatttggccgatgaggtaaccgagccccacagaggggaagcgactcgcccgagaccGCGCGggggacaagcggcggagccgggattagaacccgggttccgcTGACGTCCGGGCGCGGGCTCCGTCTAGGCCGCACCGGCTGGACACGGGCCGTCCCTGTCGTGTGGAACCAGATGAGTGACCCTTGCCCGTGCCACGGAGCGATGTCGTCTTAAGTGACCCAAGCTGGAATCTAGGAAATCCCCCGGGATGGACTAAACCACAGTTCTGCCTAGAAAGTGCAATTCTCGGTTTGATGAGTACCCTTTAGGCTGGAGGAATTCAAGCCACGGAGACTTCCCCCACCACGTCTTTGCATTTCTGTAGCAAAATGTCAGCTGGCCCTCGGAATCTCTCACAGATCTGATGTTGTCGGCAAACCGAAAGGAGAACGTCTCTCAGATAAATTCCGACCTGCATCCAGTTAGATGGACGCGGTATTCGTGAACAGAGCTGTGCGATGACCCtatttttatttgtaaaatgccCCCGATTAAGGGAGGTCTTTTTAAAGAGAGGATGAGTACACGTCAGGCATTCCtgaaacaaacataaaaactCCACTTTTATAAAAGGGGAAGTTTTTATTCAACTTTTTCTTTGACTGCACATTATCATTTATCTTGATTCAGGACCTTCTGGCTGTCTGTTTAGACCGATGATTTTTCGAGCGTGTCTTTAGAGGCCTAGAAAAATCCAAGCGGGGAAATTCACTCTCTGAACACTCACAACATTCACGCTTTTAAATAGTGTTTAAAGTCATTATTTTCAAGAACCCCCAAACCACGATTATCTCACGTTAACGAAGGACCGTTTTGAGGCGAAGCATCACTTATTTTTCTGAATTTTCTGTCGTTGAAGTCCCATATGCTGGCTCTGTAAATTAGTTGCGGGTGTTACCCAAACccctcgatcagctctccccctcctatcttaccgcACTCGACTCCCACGTCGACCCGACCCAAACATCGCTCCTCTaatcccgacccccccccccccccgctttttctcggcctcccctctctcaccactgaccccttacaCACATCCTCGCTCTGATCTGCCGTCGCCGAGGGAACCGAAACTAAAAAGGAGGATCGGAAAGAAAGACGGATGGACGGGGCTTTCTAAAACCAGTTGGGAGGCCAGAGCCTCCACAGCAATTATCAGAGCAAACAAGCCTGAATGCCTCCCTTCACGGTACGTTTGGATTTGAAGGAAGGCGCGCGAAACTCCCGGCTCAGGTCCCACCCTCGAAAAAAAAGACCCGGACACGTATTTTGAATTCACGGCATCCCCGGGAGACCCCGGGAGGATGTCTCGGCTTTTCCCCAGAAGCCTTCCTTCCTGCGGACGTCGTTACCCCGGCCCGACGCGTGAAAGCTCGACCTGGCTCCCGAAAGACGCACCCGCCTTTTCTCTGCCGTTTCTGTCCGGTGGCGAGTCGCCTGGTTGGGGGACCGGGGTtgtgcttgtgaccttgggcaagtcacttggcttctccgggcccccgCGGAGCCCAGGGCACGGCCGGGAAATGATCTCTGAGTCAGCTCTGCTGCGTTTAAGGGCCAGTAGGCTGtgtggggaaggcagagaggggtcAGGGCCGGAGACGGCgaccggaataataataattgtggtactcgttaagcgctcactgtgcgccaggcaccgtgggtacaagccagtcgggttgggcacgatccctgtcccacgtggggctcccaatcgtaatccccattttacagatgagggcgccGAGGCCCAAGGAAGCGAAATGACCCgcgcaaggtcacccggcagacgggcggccgagatgagactagaacccagatccttctgactcccaggcccgtgctctatcctccaggccaCCCTGCGTCTCGCTAGGCCACGTGGCTGCTCAGAAGGCCGCCGGCAGAGCGGGCGTTGGTCGGCTGTGTCGCCAGctgcaaaaacaacaaaaaatcctcccccgcccccggctccgacGACTCGGAACCCATTAGGAGGACCCTTCACTCACGCAGGTGATTTTCTTGATTCCCGTTCGGTTTTTAAATTCTCGTTCCGGTGCCCCGGCCGCCATTTGCCGGCGCAGAGGTCGTCGACCCACCGTCGTGACTTGGTGAGGGGAGCTCTGGGGGCGGTCCATCTTGCCGgtccccacccccgccggccTGCGCCGCTCAGGTTTTGGGGCGGGAGTTGTCGTCTGTGGTTctcgcgaagcgcttactatgtaccacgcaccgttgtaagcgctggggtagatacaagttaatcaggtcagacacagtccctgtcaccccaTTCTAACGGTCTAAGTTGGCgggaggatttaatgcccattttacagatgaggtaactgaggcgcagagaagcgaagacgCGGGCCAGGGGCGAACTGGTGTGAACTCTGCCTCGTGCCGGGTGGGTCTCGGAGAAGCGGAAGGGGCAGTTGAAGAAGCCAGGCCCTGCCCGGacacattcatccaatcgtatttattgagcgcttactatgtgcagagcactgtactaagcgcttggaatggacaattcgggaacaggtagagaccgtccctgccccacgccgggctcccggtctaatcgggggagacggacggacggagacaAGACAACGTCATGACGACAAAGAGAATCGGGGGCTCGCAGAAAGGCGACGGGCGGAGGCCGGCGGTGGTTTCGGAGTCGCCCGCTCCGTTAAGACGGGGAGGCCTCCCGACAGCCCGTCCTCGCTCCGGATCCGCCGGACCCGAAGCTACCCGGCGGCGCGGCGCCGTCGGACGGTGATTAGAATCACGATAGGGacggcggtatccgttaagcgcttactacgtgccccgtCCCCGCTCCGGATCCCGTGGGGAGCCGGGGGCTGCGAACGAACGCGCCGGGTCCTTGACCGTCCCCGTCGCGACCCGGGTCGCGATCGGCAGGACCGTCCCACCGGCCGGGACCTTGGGCGAGCGTCTCGTTTTCGCAGACGATTCTAACGCTGAGCGAACCGGGGAGGCAGCCGCCTCCTTATTCCCTCGAGACcggaagctcgtcgcgggcggggggggcggcgcgtCTCTTATATtggaccctcccaggtgcttattacagtgccgcgcacacagtaaacgctcagtaaataccaccgattgaccgacTGGAAGctggctgcgggcagggaacgtgtctgccaactctcgtTGTACCGTACtcctccgagcgctcagtccagtgctctgcgcgtggtaagcgctccaCGGTCACCGTTGACGAGGACGAGGATCCCTCTCAGGAAGTTTTTCTGGCATTTTCTGCCCCAGTACGCTATTTTCCGCAATTGATTGAAACGGTAAAAAACGTGAACAAAAGCACGggaaatccccctctagaccgtaagctcgtcgtgggcattcattcgttcgttcgatcctatttattaagcgcttactgtgtgcagagccctgtactgagcgcttggaaaagtacggtaCGACCAAAAAAGGGCGATAATCCCCGCCCACGGCAAGCTCGCGGTCCGGGGGAGGGAcaggcagggaacgcgcctatcaactctcttagcttgtcctctccccagcgctcggtacagtgctccgcacacagtaagcgctcaataaataccactgacggacggATTGACCGACAGAGGTGACGGGGAGCGAAACCTGGACTTTCCCCGGCGGCTCGGCTGTGGCGAGAGCTGAAAATCCAAAGTAAGCGGAGAGGCTAGCTGAGGAAAAAACCCGTATTTTAAATCGACTGAAGTTTTCAACTCTCTGCTGGTTCATCCCGGCAAAGCTGATCTGACGGCGTGAACATCGTAGGCGCAGGGTGTCTCTGAATCGTTGGTCTTTTCTTACCATTGCTCCAGGGTCTTTATTCAAAGGATCTCATAGAGAGTTAACATTCGTGATTTGGGGGAAGGCCTTTATTGTGAAGACAACAACTGATTTTCTGTCCGAGAACGGGGTCTTCAGGGATTACTCGGGACCTCCGCGCTGAAAGAGAAGAGGTTCGCGGCGATGAGAGCGGTGTGACGGTCAATGAGATCGCAGGACCGAGGCCGTAAACTCATCGCGGACGGGGAACGTGCCTGTCTTCCGATCCACCGGACTCTCCCAAAGCGttcggtccagcgctctgcacgcagtaaacgctcaggaaatacgactcggtaaaaatgctcagtaaatacgacccggTACGAATGCTCAGTCAATACGTCTCGGTATaaatgctccgtaaatacgactcggtaaaaaatgctcagtaaatacgtgaTTAAAAATGACCGGCGGACATTCCTGATGGAAACCTCCGTCGTCTCGGTTCTGACAGCTTGGTCCCCGGCGCTCCTCTGGACAAATATTCtccgggagggtcggggggacgataggaggagaggaaagggggggtgggaggataTCGCCCTCCTGCCCACGCCCCGATACGTGGGCAGAGATCGGGAGAAAACGTGAGGACCATTTGAGGAAATCTGGGAACGTGGGGTAAAAACGGACTGGAATTGTGCGGAAGctgctggggcagagggaggggaggacacgACTCACCGTAATGAACTCAATCTCTTCGGGTGACACGGCTTTCCGCCTGTATTTCCGAGGTAGCGTCTTTACGATTTCGGCCGTGTCCGGCGGACCCCGACCGACAGGTAAGCCCGGCGGTCTCCCTGCCGGGGAATGCTGGGACGAGGCGGTGGCCTGCGGTGGCAACGCCATCGCCCGAAGGGCATCGGTGACTGAAACCAAGAATCGGAGAGGTCACCCCGGCCCCTCGCGGCTGgcgttcctttctcttctttatgGTGCTGATCGCCACGCGccaggcgccgtgctaagcgccgaggtaCTCACGAGGCCGGACGCCGactatctccccattttacagacgagggaaccgaggcacagagaagtgaagcgacctcccCTAGGCggcgcagcagacgggtggcggagccgggattaataaccacgttggtattcgttaagcgcttactacgtgccgggcaccgttctgagcggaggggaaggtacaaggcaatcgggtcgccccacgtgaggatcatagtcttcatccccatttcacagatgacgtaactgaggcccagggaagtgaagtgactcgcccacggtcacacggctgacgagcggcggagccgggattagaacccaagacctctgactcccaagcccgggctcttcccaccgagccacgctgcttctctgggcatttCGCAGCGAGCCGAGCGAGAGGGCCGCCTGTCCAGGGGAAACGCCGCACGGGGCCCACGTCTGTCGGGCGGCCGGGGGACTCGGGGCTCtagagggaggcctcttggaggaggtgtgacctccgTGAGCCTTTGAGGGTTCGGGGGCGAACGCTGTCGCTGAGGTCGTTTCGAGGGAACCTGTGAACCAACCCCTCCGCGCCGGGTTGAAACTCACCGGATTTGAGAGGGAAGTACGGACGggagtcgggagaggcaggaggcggggagagcggcGGGGAGGCTGCCGCGGTCATCCAGGCGGGACGGGATAAACGAccggattaacgtggcagcaggtCGGACGGAAAGGAGAGCGCGGAAAGAAACCTCTCCCAGATGAGCGTTCCCAGGGTCCCCCGGCGCTAAGCCAGAAGACGACCCCCCCCGCTTCTTCAAAGCTttaccgaaggcccacctcctccgagaggccttccccgactaaatcgcctctttcctcctctcccactcccttctacgtcgccccgactcgctccctttcttcttcttcccctctccccgccccgcagcgctTATGTCCGTAGCTGTCATGGATTCGTTTCTAttcccgtctgcctccccctccggactgtgaactcgtcgcgggcagggaacgtgtccgttctcTCGtccgactgtactctcccaagcgccagtacagtgctcggcaccgggtcagcgctcaatagagacGACTGACCGACGATCGACTGGTGAAGGAGCGCGCCCAAGGGCCTgaaagccccccttccctctaggGTGGCCGATGGTCCTGGTTTATACCGGACGGCGCAATTTTCAGCCGGTCGGCCCCACCTGTCCGGATCGGACAGGGCAGCGGGACGCCTTTACGGCCCGTATTTTGGTTTTCAAACGCCTAGAAACGGTATCGGTTCCGTGACTTGCCCCCGAGAGCCTCACTGCGCGTGACCCTCACGTCCGGCGTTACGGCCGTGCTTGCGGTGAACACGACGGCAAACACGACGGCGCCCAGCCAGAAAAATACCAGTCCCTTAGGGGAAAAGCACACTGGGTTTCGTCTGTGATATTTTGGGGGAGCgccgtggcccggtggatagagcgcgggcccggaagtcagaagacctgagttctaatcccggttcctccgctggtctgctgcgtggccctgggccagtcacttcacttctctgtgcctcggttgcctcatctgtaaaattaagattgtgagccccgtgtggggcatggactgtgtctaa comes from the Ornithorhynchus anatinus isolate Pmale09 chromosome 1, mOrnAna1.pri.v4, whole genome shotgun sequence genome and includes:
- the MRPS36 gene encoding 28S ribosomal protein S36, mitochondrial gives rise to the protein MGSKMAAASRVVQVVKPHTPSIKFPDRKNSPKLNVTDALRAMALPPQATASSQHSPAGRPPGLPVGRGPPDTAEIVKTLPRKYRRKAVSPEEIEFITRGGPE